One Trichoderma asperellum chromosome 5, complete sequence genomic region harbors:
- a CDS encoding uncharacterized protein (BUSCO:EOG092D3LD3) yields the protein MVKETKLYDTLSIKAEASQDEIKKAYRKAALKWHPDKNKDNPNASEKFKECSQAYEILSDPEKRKIYDQYGLEFLLRGGAPPPEGGPGANPYAGAGGMPGGFGGFDFGGMPGGGGARTFHFSTGGSGAKAYNFTNPEDIFTEFMRSHGATGGVGGGGDDDDFGFFSGSSFGPGGGGPRPGRTRARSGFAEPPRNREPTPEVTTVERPLPLSLEELYNGTTKKMKIKRKTFDENGKRVQTDQILEVPIKPGLKKGSKIKFNGVGDQVEGGRQDLHFILEEKDHPLFKREDNDIVHTVALDLKEALTGWKRVVTTIDGKQISIDKGGPTQPGSEDRYPGLGMPMTKKPGQRGDFVVRYKVNFPSSLTQEQKARLKEIL from the exons ATGGTGAAGGAGACCAAGCTCTACGATACCTTGAGTATCAAAGCTGAAGCGTCGCAAGACGAAATCAAGAAAGCCTACAG AAAAGCTGCTTTGAAGTGGCATCCTGACAAGAACAAGGACAACCCCAACGCCTCCGAAAAATTCAAGGAGTGCTCCCAGGCCTACGAGATCCTGTCCGACCCGGAGAAGCGCAAAATCTACGACCAGTATGGCCTCGAGTTCCTGCTGCGGGGTGGTGCCCCTCCACCCGAAGGAGGTCCAGGGGCCAACCCTTATGCGGGAGCAGGCGGTATGCCTGGCGGCTTTGGCGGTTTCGATTTCGGAGGCATGCCgggaggcggcggtgccAGGACTTTCCATTTCAGCACGGGCGGAAGCGGCGCCAAGGCCTACAACTTCACGAACCCTGAGGACATTTTTACAGAATTCATGCGCAGCCATGGTGCCACCGGCGGCgtaggcggcggcggcgacgacgacgactttggcttctttAGCGGTTCATCATTCGGccctggcggcggcggccctcGGCCTGGACGAACAAGGGCGAGATCTGGCTTCGCGGAACCGCCTAGGAATCGCGAACCAACACCCGAAGTTACAACTGTTGAACGACCGCTACCTCTTTCTCTCGAAGAATTATACAATGGAACcacaaagaagatgaagattaaGCGCAAGACTTTTGACGAGAACGGAAAACGCGTGCAAACCGACCAGATATTGGAAGTGCCCATCAAACCAGGTCTGAAGAAGGGATCTAAAATCAAGTTTAACGGAGTTGGCGATCAAGTAGAGGGTGGTAGACAAGATTTGCATTTCATCCTTGAAGAG AAAGATCATCCGCTCTTCAAACGAGAGGATAACGACATTGTGCACACCGTTGCCTTGGACCTAAAGGAAGCTTTGACTGGATGGAAGCGAGTAGTCACTACAATTGACGGCAAGCAAATCAGCATAGATAAAGGCGGTCCAACTCAGCCCGGAAGTGAAGACCGGTATCCGGGACTGGGGATGCCCATGACGAAGAAGCCTGGACAACGGGGTGACTTTGTTGTGCGCTACAAGGTCAATTTCCCATCAAGCTTGACCCAAGAACAAAAGGCACGACTCAAGGAGATTTtgtaa
- a CDS encoding uncharacterized protein (EggNog:ENOG41): protein MASMEPSEDEVSQVVDFAGLHPVDDRTMIMNALRNNNRNVETVVMQYFDNSESFRQKYALAWNESMFSADRDGTTGNNTGISFHIESLEGNDIIQGVTPPPPSYPIGAPSRPPSRSNNRSPLGGPTMHSQEEDDMQRALRESAEEAGFSLPPQESGVMDLSTATPYFGPANRSDYDQSNWAMVPVAPLKAKLSSAPTPSQRKRDPEAPAFIVQGSSSVGNHSLGGLLTILHEIPLARNTLLQCGAPAASYGFNSQWWNGQEILPPNDLRQMHSEGSAWGDDNYETPRPNFEEEIHRLMAFLDSTERSYGTVNTLTELLSGASNGVEKLFYERLGQVNDEILGPLYQEASLVNVGGDDVGENSYENARFGLLVIDHRRPDYAHIKTLYEALDHLMWGDVLSWADPSETSKMAMFQTMGEVLVIKIGSEGPPESFEIPEVFYPERYLASRKEEARRIMSAWCKTKNDIDRVTTEERRLQEWHNDWNQLSLDKSEMISKAKEQWQAFSKYLETAGQFQGMEASAFDINKYPDYRTAPCQMNDEQVKHSQQVNEVLLLTERILSDIETRTEDLRAQLEQIQAKQRFLGKLLTKADKPGRPKPMTCKKYLLRGIATDRDIVYVCQRVHSESAESESPDTPIDQWWRLELCTDDDHQPVKSEKIDIERVLRNVWYETKTPLLLYATEEAVSTPRTPLSDSLNMFSKSDNKAFRQELRQPTADSGEERMRVSVDPISPSKRKHRDSMDSMNSNRASIGSEDRDPFASVFDGQLEEAQTELIDMSGSKPDHARASDFESKFGDYGISARMNVESATLTPDTLAADEGASQRPTPPSLEASQPNDVTNMTDTSMTKGPEMQERARPMTFVRPSQASEGGGDLSMDMEIPDVQE from the exons ATGGCTTCCATGGAACCTTCCGAAGACGAGGTGTCGCAAGTCGTTGACTTTGCGGGCCTCCACCCCGTCGATGATCGAACCATGATCATGAATGCACTAAGG AATAATAATCGCAATGTTGAAACGGTTGTTATGCAGTACTTCGACAACTCGGAGTCG TTCCGCCAGAAATATGCGTTGGCCTGGAATGAATCAATGTTTTCAGCAGATAGAGACGGCACAACTGGTAACAACACAGGCATCT CATTTCACATTGAATCACTAGAAGGCAATGATATTATACAGGGAGTTACGCCCCCCCCTCCTAGCTACCCTATTGGAGCTCCATCAAGACCCCCATCACGATCGAATAACAGATCTCCACTTG GAGGGCCTACTATGCACtcacaagaagaagacgatatGCAACGAGCCTTACGAGAGtcggcagaagaagcagggtTTTCTCTGCCTCCACAGGAGTCTGGGGTTATGGACCTCTCCACTGCAACGCCGTACTTTGGCCCTGCGAACCGGTCCGACTATGATCAGAGCAACTGGGCCATGGTACCTGTTGCGCCGCTAAAGGCGAAGCTATCAAGTGCCCCTACGCCGTCCCAAAGAAAGCGAGATCCCGAAGCTCCTGCATTCATTGTTCAAGGATCCAGCTCGGTCGGCAACCACAGCTTGGGCGGCTTACTCACCATTCTTCACGAAATCCCGTTGGCGAGAAATACTCTTCTACAGTGCGGCGCTCCTGCAGCTTCTTACGGGTTTAATAGCCAGTGGTGGAATGGGCAGGAAATTCTGCCTCCAAATGATTTACGCCAAATGCACTCCGAGGGCTCGGCATGGGGTGACGACAACTACGAGACCCCGAGGCCAAATTTTGAAGAGGAAATACATCGGCTCATGGCCTTCCTCGATTCGACGGAGAGAAGTTACGGAACGGTTAATACCCTCACTGAGTTGCTTTCTGGCGCCAGTAATGGGGTAGAAAAGCTATTCTACGAACGTTTGGGTCAAGTGAACGACGAGATTCTTGGGCCATTATATCAAGAGGCATCCCTCGTTAATGTTGGTGGTGACGACGTGGGCGAAAACAGTTATGAGAATGCGAGGTTTGGATTGCTGGTAATCGATCATAGACGGCCTGATTACGCTCACATCAAAACACTCTACGAGGCCCTTGATCATTTGATGTGGGGTGACGTGCTGTCCTGGGCGGATCCTAGTGAGACGTCCAAGATGGCCATGTTCCAAACCATGGGCGAGGTGCTTGTTATAAAGATCGGCAGCGAAGGCCCCCCCGAATCGTTTGAAATCCCAGAGGTCTTTTATCCCGAGCGATATCTGGCTAGCCGTAAGGAGGAAGCCAGAAGAATAATGTCCGCTTGGTGTAAGACCAAAAATGACATCGACAGAGTGACAACGGAAGAGCGACGGCTACAAGAATGGCACAATGATTGGAACCAGCTGTCTCTTGATAAGAGTGAAATGATCTCCAAAGCCAAGGAGCAGTGGCAGGCATTCTCAAAGTATCTAGAGACTGCTGGACAATTTCAGGGAATGGAGGCTTCGGCGTTCGATATCAACAAGTATCCTGATTATCGGACGGCTCCTTGTCAAATGAACGACGAGCAGGTTAAGCATTCGCAGCAGGTAAATGAGGTGTTGCTTCTGACAGAGCGAATATTATCCGACATTGAGACAAGGACCGAAG ATCTCCGTGCTCAGCTGGAGCAAATTCAAGCCAAGCAGCGCTTTCTTGGTAAACTTCTGACAAAGGCAGATAAGCCAGGCCGGCCAAAGCCAATGACGTGCAAGAAGTATCTTCTTCGGGGTATAGCAACTGACAGGGATATTGTCTACGTCTGCCAGCGAGTTCACTCAGAGTCGGCGGAGTCAGAGAGCCCAGACACGCCAATTGATCAGTGGTGGCGATTGGAACTTTGTACTGATGATGACCACCAACCAGTTAAATCAGAG AAAATTGATATTGAGCGAGTTTTGAGAAACGTATGGTACGAAACAAAGACGCCGCTGCTTCTATATGCCACCGAGGAAGCAGTTTCGACACCAAGGACGCCACTATCAGATTCCTTGAACATGTTTTCCAAGTCGGATAATAAGGCATTTCGACAAGAACTTAGACAGCCTACCGCTGACagtggagaagaaaggatgCGTGTATCTGTGGATCCTATCTCACCTTCCAAGAGGAAACATAGAGACAGTATGGATTCGATGAATAGCAACCGGGCGTCTATCGGCAGCGAGGATAGAGATCCATTTGCGAGTGTATTTGACGGACAGTTAGAAGAAGCGCAGACGGAACTGATAGATATGTCTGGAAGCAAGCCAGACCACGCCAGGGCCTCCGACTTTGAAAGTAAATTTGGAGATTACGGAATCTCTGCACGGATGAACGTCGAGTCTGCAACTTTGACCCCAGATACGCTGGCGGCCGACGAAGGTGCGTCACAACGGCCAACACCTCCGTCTCTGGAAGCTAGCCAGCCAAACGACGTGACGAATATGACGGATACAAGCATGACCAAGGGTCCGGAGATGCAAGAACGAGCTCGACCAATGACATTTGTACGACCTTCGCAAGCGAGCGAGGGAGGTGGAGACTTGAGTATGGACATGGAAATACCGGATGTACAGGAATAG
- a CDS encoding uncharacterized protein (EggNog:ENOG41): MIDWTAGDAAGGPTMHSQEEDDMQRALRESAEEAGFSLPPQESGVMDLSTATPYFGPANRSDYDQSNWAMVPVAPLKAKLSSAPTPSQRKRDPEAPAFIVQGSSSVGNHSLGGLLTILHEIPLARNTLLQCGAPAASYGFNSQWWNGQEILPPNDLRQMHSEGSAWGDDNYETPRPNFEEEIHRLMAFLDSTERSYGTVNTLTELLSGASNGVEKLFYERLGQVNDEILGPLYQEASLVNVGGDDVGENSYENARFGLLVIDHRRPDYAHIKTLYEALDHLMWGDVLSWADPSETSKMAMFQTMGEVLVIKIGSEGPPESFEIPEVFYPERYLASRKEEARRIMSAWCKTKNDIDRVTTEERRLQEWHNDWNQLSLDKSEMISKAKEQWQAFSKYLETAGQFQGMEASAFDINKYPDYRTAPCQMNDEQVKHSQQVNEVLLLTERILSDIETRTEDLRAQLEQIQAKQRFLGKLLTKADKPGRPKPMTCKKYLLRGIATDRDIVYVCQRVHSESAESESPDTPIDQWWRLELCTDDDHQPVKSEKIDIERVLRNVWYETKTPLLLYATEEAVSTPRTPLSDSLNMFSKSDNKAFRQELRQPTADSGEERMRVSVDPISPSKRKHRDSMDSMNSNRASIGSEDRDPFASVFDGQLEEAQTELIDMSGSKPDHARASDFESKFGDYGISARMNVESATLTPDTLAADEGASQRPTPPSLEASQPNDVTNMTDTSMTKGPEMQERARPMTFVRPSQASEGGGDLSMDMEIPDVQE, encoded by the exons ATGATTGACTGGACTGCGGGAGACGCAGCTG GAGGGCCTACTATGCACtcacaagaagaagacgatatGCAACGAGCCTTACGAGAGtcggcagaagaagcagggtTTTCTCTGCCTCCACAGGAGTCTGGGGTTATGGACCTCTCCACTGCAACGCCGTACTTTGGCCCTGCGAACCGGTCCGACTATGATCAGAGCAACTGGGCCATGGTACCTGTTGCGCCGCTAAAGGCGAAGCTATCAAGTGCCCCTACGCCGTCCCAAAGAAAGCGAGATCCCGAAGCTCCTGCATTCATTGTTCAAGGATCCAGCTCGGTCGGCAACCACAGCTTGGGCGGCTTACTCACCATTCTTCACGAAATCCCGTTGGCGAGAAATACTCTTCTACAGTGCGGCGCTCCTGCAGCTTCTTACGGGTTTAATAGCCAGTGGTGGAATGGGCAGGAAATTCTGCCTCCAAATGATTTACGCCAAATGCACTCCGAGGGCTCGGCATGGGGTGACGACAACTACGAGACCCCGAGGCCAAATTTTGAAGAGGAAATACATCGGCTCATGGCCTTCCTCGATTCGACGGAGAGAAGTTACGGAACGGTTAATACCCTCACTGAGTTGCTTTCTGGCGCCAGTAATGGGGTAGAAAAGCTATTCTACGAACGTTTGGGTCAAGTGAACGACGAGATTCTTGGGCCATTATATCAAGAGGCATCCCTCGTTAATGTTGGTGGTGACGACGTGGGCGAAAACAGTTATGAGAATGCGAGGTTTGGATTGCTGGTAATCGATCATAGACGGCCTGATTACGCTCACATCAAAACACTCTACGAGGCCCTTGATCATTTGATGTGGGGTGACGTGCTGTCCTGGGCGGATCCTAGTGAGACGTCCAAGATGGCCATGTTCCAAACCATGGGCGAGGTGCTTGTTATAAAGATCGGCAGCGAAGGCCCCCCCGAATCGTTTGAAATCCCAGAGGTCTTTTATCCCGAGCGATATCTGGCTAGCCGTAAGGAGGAAGCCAGAAGAATAATGTCCGCTTGGTGTAAGACCAAAAATGACATCGACAGAGTGACAACGGAAGAGCGACGGCTACAAGAATGGCACAATGATTGGAACCAGCTGTCTCTTGATAAGAGTGAAATGATCTCCAAAGCCAAGGAGCAGTGGCAGGCATTCTCAAAGTATCTAGAGACTGCTGGACAATTTCAGGGAATGGAGGCTTCGGCGTTCGATATCAACAAGTATCCTGATTATCGGACGGCTCCTTGTCAAATGAACGACGAGCAGGTTAAGCATTCGCAGCAGGTAAATGAGGTGTTGCTTCTGACAGAGCGAATATTATCCGACATTGAGACAAGGACCGAAG ATCTCCGTGCTCAGCTGGAGCAAATTCAAGCCAAGCAGCGCTTTCTTGGTAAACTTCTGACAAAGGCAGATAAGCCAGGCCGGCCAAAGCCAATGACGTGCAAGAAGTATCTTCTTCGGGGTATAGCAACTGACAGGGATATTGTCTACGTCTGCCAGCGAGTTCACTCAGAGTCGGCGGAGTCAGAGAGCCCAGACACGCCAATTGATCAGTGGTGGCGATTGGAACTTTGTACTGATGATGACCACCAACCAGTTAAATCAGAG AAAATTGATATTGAGCGAGTTTTGAGAAACGTATGGTACGAAACAAAGACGCCGCTGCTTCTATATGCCACCGAGGAAGCAGTTTCGACACCAAGGACGCCACTATCAGATTCCTTGAACATGTTTTCCAAGTCGGATAATAAGGCATTTCGACAAGAACTTAGACAGCCTACCGCTGACagtggagaagaaaggatgCGTGTATCTGTGGATCCTATCTCACCTTCCAAGAGGAAACATAGAGACAGTATGGATTCGATGAATAGCAACCGGGCGTCTATCGGCAGCGAGGATAGAGATCCATTTGCGAGTGTATTTGACGGACAGTTAGAAGAAGCGCAGACGGAACTGATAGATATGTCTGGAAGCAAGCCAGACCACGCCAGGGCCTCCGACTTTGAAAGTAAATTTGGAGATTACGGAATCTCTGCACGGATGAACGTCGAGTCTGCAACTTTGACCCCAGATACGCTGGCGGCCGACGAAGGTGCGTCACAACGGCCAACACCTCCGTCTCTGGAAGCTAGCCAGCCAAACGACGTGACGAATATGACGGATACAAGCATGACCAAGGGTCCGGAGATGCAAGAACGAGCTCGACCAATGACATTTGTACGACCTTCGCAAGCGAGCGAGGGAGGTGGAGACTTGAGTATGGACATGGAAATACCGGATGTACAGGAATAG
- a CDS encoding uncharacterized protein (EggNog:ENOG41) — MLGWMLGRGDNAPDAMDTGDTATIEMPDTPAPVFAARAFKSALFGTPVRDAQRASRDKARAAKSTAFTTDQGSDTPLKPQGILLTPGTGASRRKRVSFNHDLATTKTISPNNEGVAVSKRTRLSDVLDKARRKSTTNVSKQTETFTAKDESDESDWEDELYDENGDFNGQDLTVDLNEPHSQSGKYWKEQFEKYHQEARAEMEKLLKYKKHLKSYAEEKDLEAIHLAQRLKEEQEKVVAMEKKIAENANYMVSKQKGASNSNETTELLSTLTKQTALAAQYRHRVQELEAQLEELHQGREDDDEAREWRRLQGTTSPNTAKTIIETQRELRRSRAQLKELDALRSQVSSLKAQLKTAEQRRITDFLTTDESNDTSKVRDLKAQLRQAREESSKKDDELRQLKKDFDVFKKESEAHDADTKAVLERAQTKISDLKKELKILKAGELTNTAQPGGWNRKSGNDKAARDEDDEEMLSRPPVATNGVRRSIDVADLERPRQLPEASSSKLRTLRDKYRRDATPRAATKSRDAIEAPSDQSNDEKPGWKPFMPRSSTKRRASLSREAPKRNQAGNEVPVSSGEENIALHKVPRLAKPTIHPKTSSSSEDIDVDVDLLQDHFARLGGPDVGKGKLKDVSNDSNSKRSLPPERRAAALARIEKRMAEKRARRRDGTDKENVRP, encoded by the exons ATGCTCGGATGGATGCTAGGGCGCGGGGACAACGCGCCGGACGCGATGGACACTGGCG ACACCGCAACTATCGAGATGCCAGATACTCCTGCTCCCGTTTTTGCTGCCAGAGCCTTCAAGAGTGCGCTCTTCGGCACTCCCGTCCGAGATGCGCAGCGAGCATCGCGGGACAAGGCTAGAGCGGCGAAATCGACAGCTTTCACGACGGATCAAGGTTCGGATACTCCACTGAAGCCACAAGGGATCCTATTGACACCTGGTACGGGAGCCTCGAGGCGGAAACGCGTATCATTCAACCATGATCTTGCCACGACGAAGACCATTTCCCCAAATAACGAGGGGGTTGCCGTCAGCAAGCGAACTCGTTTATCCGATGTTCTCGATAAAGCAAGGCGCAAAAGCACCACCAACGTTTCCAAACAGACAGAAACCTTTACTGCCAAAGATGAGTCGGACGAGTCGGACTGGGAAGATGAGCTCTACGATGAAAATGGCGACTTTAACGGCCAAGATCTTACAGTAGACCTGAACGAGCCACATTCTCAATCTGGCAAATACTGGAAAGAGCAGTTCGAAAAATATCATCAAGAAGCGCGGGCGGAAATGGAGAAGCTACTTAAATACAAGAAACACCTCAAATCTTATGCGGAGGAGAAAGATTTAGAAGCCATCCATCTGGCGCAGAGActcaaagaagaacaagaaaaggtGGTtgccatggagaagaagattgcagAAAACGCAAACTACATGGTATCAAAACAGAAAGGAGCCTCCAACAGTAACGAGACAACAGAGTTATTGTCAACCCTAACAAAGCAAACTGCTCTTGCGGCCCAGTACCGGCATAGGGTTCAGGAATTGGAAGCCCAGCTTGAAGAATTGCATCAGGGacgagaagacgacgacgaagcaaGAGAGTGGAGGCGGTTACAAGGCACGACGTCGCCTAACACAGCAAAAACTATAATCGAAACTCAGCGGGAGTTGCGACGATCTCGAGCGCAACTCAAGGAGCTGGATGCCTTACGCAGCCAAGTATCCTCACTCAAGGCTCAGCTAAAGACTGCCGAGCAACGGAGGATTACAGATTTTTTAACCACTGACGAGTCAAACGACACGTCGAAAGTGAGGGATCTCAAGGCACAGCTTAGGCAGGCAAGAGAAGAATCATCAAAAAAAGACGACGAACTTCGTCAGTTGAAGAAGGATTTTGACGTGTTCAAGAAAGAGAGTGAAGCTCACGATGCGGATACCAAAGCCGTTCTCGAGCGCGCTCAAACCAAGATTTCGGATCTCAAAAAAGAGCTCAAGATCCTCAAGGCCGGGGAGTTGACTAACACAGCCCAGCCTGGAGGTTGGAATCGCAAATCCGGGAATGATAAAGCTGCAagagacgaagacgatgaagagatgtTATCAAGGCCCCCTGTGGCTACGAATGGGGTTCGAAGGAGTATTGACGTAGCAGACCTTGAAAGGCCCCGGCAACTCCCCGAGGCAAGCAGTTCCAAACTTCGCACCTTACGAGACAAGTATCGAAGGGATGCCACACCGAGAGCGGCAACAAAGTCAAGGGACGCAATTGAAGCCCCGAGCGATCAATCAAACGACGAGAAGCCGGGGTGGAAGCCATTTATGCCGAGGTCGTCTACTAAGAGAAGAGCCTCGCTGAGTAGAGAAGCGCCAAAGAGAAACCAAGCTGGCAATGAAGTGCCTGTGTCTTCTGGAGAGGAGAATATTGCACTCCACAAAGTGCCTAGGCTGGCGAAACCCACAATTCACCCCAAgacatcatcgtcttccgaAGACATAGACGTCGACGTCGACCTTTTACAAGACCATTTTGCTCGCCTCGGCGGACCCGATGTGGGCAAAGGCAAACTTAAAGACGTATCCAACGACAGTAATAGCAAGCGATCGCTACCACCGGAGCGTCGAGCTGCCGCCCTCGCTCGGATCGAGAAGAGAATGGCCGAAAAGAGAGCCCGGCGACGGGATGGAACTGACAAGGAAAATGTGAGGCCATAA
- the CWC2 gene encoding Pre-mRNA-splicing factor (EggNog:ENOG41~BUSCO:EOG092D3TZJ), with amino-acid sequence MNNSSSSKNNRTMAPIRKKRPARPQVEPDFLGSEPPPQTGTTFNIWYNKWAGGDHEAYQQTKAKGRCNIARDSGYTKADGVSGSHFCLFFARGLCPRGADCTYLHRLPRPDTIVSPNVDCFGRDKFSGYRDDMGGVGSFLRQNRTVYIGRIHVTDDIEEIVARHFAEWGKIERIRVLNSRGVAFVTYVNEANAEFAKEAMAHQSLDHDEVLNVRWATEDPNPMARAREARRIEEQAAEAIRRALPAEFIAEIEGKDPEARKRRKVQSSYGLEGYEAPDEIYFAQGPNAINPAGRQGYEVDHQEQAMIEDGTAGESEVPAAQEQQQSLPQSAGVFSSSTLAALSKAKIAVSSKPATPASTGPLVAYDSDDDE; translated from the exons aTGAacaactcttcttcttccaaaaaCAATCGAACCATGGCTCCAATCCGTAAGAAGAGGCCAGCTAGGCCCCAAGTCGAGCCAGACTTCCTCGGCAGTGAGCCGCCGCCTCAAACAGGCACAACGTTCAATATCTG GTACAACAAATGGGCGGGTGGCGATCACGAGGCATACCAACAGACGAAAGCGAAGGGACGCTGCAACATCGCTCGAGATAGTGGATATACGAAAGCCGATGGTGTATCTGGCAGCCATTTCTGCTTGTTCTTTGCCCGCGGTCTGTGTCCGCGAGGAGCGGACTGCACGTACCTACATCGACTTCCACGGCCAGACACCATCGTGTCGCCAAACGTGGATTGCTTCGGCAGAGACAAATTCTCAGGCTACAGAGACGACATGGGCGGTGTTGGAAGCTTCTTGCGCCAGAACAGAACGGTTTATATTGGCCGCATCCACGTAACCGATGATATCGAAGAGATTGTCGCACGGCACTTTGCTGAATGGGGGAAGATTGAGCGCA TTCGCGTGCTGAACTCCAGAGGTGTTGCTTTTGTAACATATGTCAACGAAGCAAATGCAGAATttgccaaagaagccatggCACATCA ATCCCTAGATCACGACGAAGTATTAAACGTTAGATGGGCAACGGAAGATCCCAACCCCATGGCGCGAGCTAGAGAAGCGCGACGGATCGAAGAGCAAGCTGCCGAGGCAATTCGGAGGGCACTGCCTGCGGAATTCATTGCTGAAATCGAGGGCAAAGATCCCGAGGCAAGAAAACGGAGGAAAGTGCAGAGCAGTTACGGGCTGGAAGGCTACGAAGCCCCAGATGAAATCTATTTCGCTCAAGGCCCTAACGCAATCAATCCTGCTGGGAGACAAGGATATGAGGTGGATCACCAAGAACAGGCCATGATTGAAGATGGGACAGCTGGAGAGTCAGAGGTTCCGGCCgcacaagagcagcagcagtcgcTTCCTCAGAGCGCGGGAGTATTCTCGAGCAGCACCTTGGCTGCGTTGAGTAAAGCAAAAATTGCAGTGTCCTCGAAACCAGCGACACCTGCATCTACCGGTCCCTTGGTTGCATATGatagcgatgacgatgagtaA
- the RBG2 gene encoding Ribosome-interacting GTPase 2: MVNITEKIKEIEEEMRKTQKNKATEYHLGLLKGKLARLRAQLLEPGPGAGGGGGSGFDVSKSGDARISLVGFPSVGKSTFLSKVTKTKSEVASYAFTTLTAIPGVLEYGGAEIQLLDLPGIIEGASEGKGRGRQVISAAKTSDLILMVLDATKRAEQRALLEAELEAVGIRLNREPPNIYLKVKKAGGMKITFQSPPNNIDEKMVYNILRDYKILNCEVLIRDENVTVDDLIDVIMKDHRKYIRCLYVYNKIDSVSLDFLDKLAREDHTVVMSCELDLGIQDVVDRCWKELKLIRIYTKRKGTDPDFSEALIVRSNSTIEDVCDRIHRTLKDTFKYALVWGASARHIPQRVGLGHPVADEDVVYINTAWKA, encoded by the exons ATGGTGAACATTACGGAAAAGATCAAGGA GATcgaggaggagatgaggAAAACACAGA AAAACAAAGCCACTG AGTACCACTTGGGTCTGTTAAAAGG AAAACTCGCACGACTCCGCGCGCAACTTCTAGAACCAGGTCCTGGAGCGGGTGGCGGAGGCGGTTCCGGCTTCGATGTCAGCAAGAGCGGTGATGCCAGAATATCTCTAGTAGGCTTTCCATCAGTAGGAAAGTCAACATTTCTATCCAAAGTCACCAAGACAAAATCCGAAGTAGCTTCATATGCATTCACAACCCTCACAGCCATTCCCGGAGTGTTGGAATATGGCGGCGCCGAAATCCAGCTGCTTGATCTGCCAGGAATTATCGAAGGTGCCTCTGAGGGTAAGGGACGAGGCCGACAAGTTATTTCAGCAGCCAAGACGAGCGACCTGATTCTCATGGTCTTGGACGCGACAAAGCGAGCTGAGCAAAGAGCATTGCTGGAGGCGGAACTGGAGGCTGTCGGCATCAGACTGAACCGCGAGCCCCC AAATATCTACCTCAAGGTCAAAAAGGCTGGCGGCATGAAAATTACCTTCCAGTCTCCACCTAACAATATTGACGAGAAGATGGTTTACAACATCCTCCGCGACTACAAGATCCTCAACTGCGAGGTGCTTATCCGAGATGAAAACGTCACTGTCGACGACCTCATCGACGTCATTATGAAAGATCACCGCAAGTACATCAGGTGCCTGTACGTCTACAACAAGATCGACAGCGTCTCTCTTGACTTTTTGGACAAGCTCGCCAGAGAAGACCACACGGTGGTCATGAGTTGCGAGTTGGACCTGGGAATCCAAGACGTGGTCGACAGGTGCTGGAAAGAGCTCAAGCTCATCCGCATTTACACCAAGAGGAAAGGAACCGACCCAGACTTTAGCGAGGCATTGATTGTACGGAGCAACAGCACCATTGAAGACGTGTGCGACAGGATACACCGCACTCTCAAGGATACGTTCAAGTATGCGCTTGTTTGGGGCGCCAGCGCAAGGCACATTCCTCAGAGGGTGGGATTGGGGCATCCAGTTGCGGATGAAGATGTCGTGTATATTAATACCGCGTGGAAGGCTTAG
- a CDS encoding uncharacterized protein (EggNog:ENOG41), whose amino-acid sequence MSSSRILGERDVNVAMTDAPPLAKDVKSMEYHRQVLQSRIAQEPSKQYISPSDTIMSPCTAKLSALRNKQVSKAKPKSLFAQASTKKLQGENPFDAKPTQSQSPLGARKAPSDGVLTSRIR is encoded by the exons ATGTCCAGCAGCAGGATCCTCGGTGAACGGGACGTCAATGTCGCCATGACCGATGCTCCGCCTCTCGCTAAGGACGTCAAGAGCATGGAGTACCATCGCCAGGTGCTGCAGTCCAGGATTGCTCAGGAGCC TTCCAAGCAGTACATCTCCCCATCCGACACCATCATGAGTCCCTGCACGGCAAAACTTTCAGCACTGCGCAACAAACAGGTCTCCAA AGCCAAACCAAAGTCACTCTTCGCCCAAGCGAGCACTAAGAAACTCCAAGGCGAGAATCCCTTTGACGCAAAGCCCACTCAGAGCCAGAGTCCCCTGGGCGCTAGAAAAGCCCCGAGCGATGGCGTCTTGACCTCGAGGATTCGCTGA